The Paracoccus sediminicola genome has a segment encoding these proteins:
- a CDS encoding histidine phosphotransferase family protein produces the protein MEYASPPAAAISAAEPNETEAVFAARIAALVGSRLCHDLVSPIGAIGNGVELLQMSTAAAGLDDSPEIALIAEALASARTRIDCFRIAFGAAGQAQRMTQAEFGRLISDLGQGGRSRIVAETEGDLSRGTVKMLLLALMCLETAMPWGAQITIRQTGRAWRLRAIGDRARADPLLWAWLDGGAEELPEPDPSTVHFALLGLELARAGRKADWSVEETGANISF, from the coding sequence ATGGAATACGCGTCACCACCTGCCGCCGCAATCTCTGCGGCGGAGCCGAATGAAACAGAAGCCGTGTTTGCCGCCCGGATTGCGGCGCTTGTCGGTTCGCGGCTCTGCCATGACCTTGTCTCGCCCATCGGCGCGATCGGCAACGGGGTCGAGCTATTGCAGATGAGCACTGCGGCGGCGGGGCTGGACGACAGTCCCGAGATCGCGCTGATCGCCGAAGCGCTGGCGTCTGCCCGTACCCGCATCGACTGCTTCCGCATCGCCTTCGGCGCGGCGGGTCAGGCGCAACGCATGACCCAGGCCGAGTTCGGGCGGCTGATCTCTGATCTGGGGCAGGGCGGGCGCAGCCGCATCGTCGCCGAGACCGAGGGCGATCTGTCGCGCGGCACGGTCAAGATGCTGCTGCTGGCACTGATGTGCCTTGAGACGGCCATGCCTTGGGGCGCGCAGATCACCATCCGGCAGACGGGTCGCGCCTGGCGGCTGCGCGCCATCGGAGACCGCGCCCGCGCCGATCCGCTGCTTTGGGCCTGGCTGGATGGCGGGGCAGAGGAGCTGCCCGAGCCCGACCCGTCCACGGTCCATTTCGCCCTGCTCGGGCTGGAATTGGCACGGGCCGGGCGCAAGGCGGATTGGTCGGTGGAAGAAACCGGCGCCAATATCTCGTTCTGA
- a CDS encoding DUF3553 domain-containing protein, which yields MNEFLEPGMIVRHPHAPDWGLGQVQSRIGDRITVNFAEAGKRVIDGTRVTLELVDMDTE from the coding sequence ATGAACGAATTTCTGGAACCCGGTATGATCGTGCGCCATCCCCATGCCCCTGACTGGGGGCTGGGTCAGGTCCAGTCGCGGATCGGCGACCGGATCACCGTCAACTTCGCCGAAGCGGGCAAACGGGTGATCGACGGCACCCGCGTGACGCTGGAACTCGTTGATATGGACACGGAATAA
- a CDS encoding lysophospholipid acyltransferase family protein codes for MAEQGLEPQGWAKAPLPEMRSPGWRGWLRVLRRGVPAVGLLAAGVPVLILLRLIERVFAGPRRPVTGPFVQGVCRGVLFFIGIGWTRRGTPMRGPGAVVANHASWLDIFTLNAAMPVFFVAKSEVSTWPGINILTRVTDTHFVARDRRLAQAQAVEFAARTRAGHRLLFFPEGTSSDSLRVLPFKPTLFQGFLSPELPADLAIQPATVIYHAPKEEDPRFYGWWADMALGPHILAVLSAPRQGRAEIDLHEPIPVTGKDRKTLSRLSENAIRAALPHDGAV; via the coding sequence ATGGCAGAGCAAGGGCTAGAGCCGCAAGGCTGGGCCAAGGCGCCACTGCCGGAGATGCGCAGTCCGGGCTGGCGCGGCTGGCTGCGGGTTCTTCGCCGTGGCGTCCCGGCGGTTGGGCTGCTGGCGGCCGGGGTCCCCGTCCTGATCCTGCTGCGCCTGATCGAGCGGGTATTTGCCGGGCCGCGCCGCCCGGTCACCGGGCCTTTCGTGCAGGGCGTCTGCCGAGGGGTTCTGTTCTTCATCGGCATCGGCTGGACGCGGCGCGGAACGCCGATGCGCGGCCCGGGCGCCGTCGTGGCCAACCATGCAAGCTGGCTTGATATCTTCACGCTGAACGCCGCCATGCCGGTCTTCTTCGTCGCCAAATCCGAGGTCTCGACCTGGCCGGGGATCAACATCCTCACCCGCGTCACCGACACGCATTTCGTGGCCCGCGACCGGCGGCTGGCGCAGGCTCAAGCGGTCGAGTTCGCCGCGCGCACACGCGCCGGGCACCGGCTGCTGTTCTTTCCCGAGGGCACCTCGAGCGACAGCCTGAGGGTGCTGCCGTTCAAGCCGACCCTGTTCCAGGGCTTTCTCTCACCCGAGCTGCCCGCCGATCTGGCCATCCAGCCGGCGACCGTCATTTATCACGCCCCGAAGGAAGAGGACCCGCGCTTCTATGGCTGGTGGGCGGATATGGCGCTTGGACCGCATATTCTCGCGGTGCTGTCTGCGCCAAGACAGGGTCGCGCTGAAATCGACCTGCACGAACCGATTCCCGTCACGGGCAAGGATCGCAAAACGCTGTCCCGCCTGTCGGAAAATGCCATCCGCGCGGCGTTGCCGCATGACGGAGCGGTTTAG
- a CDS encoding GNAT family N-acetyltransferase has product MNPDSHFFDIRIARSTADLQAAQRLRYRVFVEELGGDGALVDHEARLERDEFDEVVDHLVLVDQRRDASALDHVVGVYRLLPGSRAAEFGRFYCDGEYDLSPLRASGRPLLELGRSCVLPEYRGGSGMFLLWNALSEYVLELGIEILFGVASFHGTDTDTLAQPLSWLHHHHLAPEAIRPVARADGFHRMDLIPDDAIDRRAAMVAMPALIKAYLRLGGRVGEGAFIDRDFNTTDVLLLMDTGAMSAKHRAFYTSRWQSKG; this is encoded by the coding sequence ATGAATCCGGACAGCCATTTCTTCGATATCCGCATTGCCCGCAGCACGGCCGATCTTCAGGCCGCGCAGCGGCTGCGCTATCGCGTCTTCGTCGAGGAGCTGGGCGGTGATGGCGCTCTGGTCGATCACGAGGCCCGGCTGGAGCGGGACGAGTTCGACGAGGTGGTCGATCACCTCGTTCTGGTCGATCAGCGCCGCGATGCGTCGGCGCTGGATCACGTGGTCGGAGTCTACCGGCTTTTGCCGGGCAGCCGCGCCGCCGAGTTCGGTCGCTTCTATTGCGACGGCGAATATGATCTGTCGCCACTGCGGGCATCGGGCCGGCCCTTATTGGAACTTGGGCGCTCTTGCGTGCTGCCCGAATATCGCGGCGGCTCGGGCATGTTCCTGCTGTGGAACGCGCTTTCGGAATATGTGCTGGAGCTGGGGATCGAAATCCTGTTCGGTGTCGCCTCGTTCCACGGCACCGATACAGACACGCTTGCACAACCGCTGAGCTGGCTTCATCACCATCATCTCGCCCCCGAAGCGATCCGGCCCGTTGCCCGCGCGGACGGGTTTCACCGCATGGATCTCATCCCGGACGACGCGATCGACCGGCGCGCCGCGATGGTGGCCATGCCGGCGCTTATCAAGGCCTATCTGCGCCTCGGCGGCAGGGTCGGCGAAGGCGCCTTTATCGACCGCGACTTCAACACCACCGACGTGCTGCTTCTGATGGATACCGGGGCAATGTCGGCCAAGCATCGCGCTTTCTATACGTCCCGATGGCAGAGCAAGGGCTAG